A genomic stretch from Styela clava chromosome 5, kaStyClav1.hap1.2, whole genome shotgun sequence includes:
- the LOC120343971 gene encoding uncharacterized protein LOC120343971, protein MNTDSPLSTPTKCGCAGGIVVSCGTETVTRNKSRLQQKRLKRSRTSTAVVECPMCTHEQLQNHGCLDKKSDKIDMNLTTEIPLTETDSSTEKRWYDTMLRGLGIWSVKKRNRSPKCRVARINSTHADTVYEVSNICTNNNCKSVNRCESNHSSQGTDESITQMPSAEVTGTLNLNKEDSKLSDCKLNTSHTVHKHPDSSVEGKIPIGGGYSESDTHFSTGIGVNCMSETPPTAVMRRAKLVAGDTQSEQRLHSDSSGPGQKLPRLPYSETGNDDKKSTPSTADNNKRRRGKRKYFSSPIHKKDSTRERNKVQSTYVSFQDDLVDDAYMNIDSRQDIMSISVRSDSFSSGSPFQQSPSSMNDDVFGTESYIGATLPVTYANESDRMGGTKKDLEDVRIANLFQRVNTAFDPESHSAHYEQYNAGKFGQKGRMYTSDIRHRRMDHNLGNSKCRVHNCTNRAHTENQVEHIETIMASADLHASLDNAISILNESTRLLLPNDNSEWNHYDFNTKNQSTFSNGAGLHQQIRSRTYSTCSRLETIAEENDKSEETVIDGNFNNSGDTMSCTFSESSEYDKLYLHTSRPNSFFSSATTFTRDSDSITSSLYRHHSEGPIIGLHKQKGSISAFSSGATRNNSTSTISVRSLQRRKNAGMNSGNLSSPISNDNCAACEWVNRAQIQSSTTIPTAEWKWITKEMTPCLNKTHIHPWGMCSEQQNQPVLCHSHYLQYYQYLQNDHYKDNRGRRLHSASSQADSVIDYDIHEVMSSMDELALSSAESGVTNIKRSIVKNEQLFSDGNNQVTMSQSNMRAQCLDIRLHRKQSYHKHSDTDVSVNSDSAFSTNGSLTPSTRDGVNTDRDSVDSIAETNDLNDHDDATLNEAGGASHIGSSVINHNPWEQAEYSNNSNAECHPVLRTIQASVDYLPRGKRTQSYDDARSGNDFTKDPLSSCEKRYSVVSSLGSYPVALISDPLGDSAVHLQDSSSSHSTHLSSDSFYSSGTSFGDKETCLIDGALATDVLSRSSSETSLKSEGTLCLSEYARSQQNVSLFSIPSFPQISELCSPTHYQNTTKKTLHESLITESNNFDEFQEWVEKAEITESVLESFLNSSLAHMKIMESMELSNTQSEKSNAPVQNTDTLTSSSGSSDTNTLGSGSSGSTYATSSLRSYRSRFNTFDSSSCVSTDDTGDTVIDQYMLRPNYRLDDIDESPAGQNYISQSKKTADANKIRYQSSAFHYQNLELPSPQYCEEQQTLHHGTSTDKLSSKIDLENGAIHIAVTKDVTKNTQIIVTSPRTRSSSMSCIMTSVTKTSCIVRQTKSLPRISLNHYQDEVKETGCSISFSPSKMNANTFQPPLTPVYGPVLQTKVQSMMKNCANIDSVITSLRESLKTATNSDTGDFVDKKLIELSDILKQKDEMINQLHRMLLACSVPDKSIGHHKYQINATL, encoded by the exons ATGAATACTGATTCACCACTAAGCACGCCGACAAAATGTGGCTGCGCCGGCGGGATTGTAGTGTCTTGTGGAACGGAAACAGTAACACGAAATAAGTCGAGGCTACAACAAAAAAGATTGAAACGTTCGAGGACATCAACGGCAGTTGTAGAGTGCCCAATGTGTACCCATGAGCAGTTGCAAAACCACGGGTGCCTCGATAAGAAATCGGATAAAATAGATATGAACTTAACGACAGAAATTCCGCTGACAGAGACTGATAGCTCAACGGAAAAAAGGTGGTATGACACGATGTTACGGGGGCTTGGGATATGGAGCGTAAAAAAACGAAATCGAAGTCCCAAATGTCGTGTTGCACGAATAAATTCGACGCACGCTGACACCGTTTACGAAGTTTCTAACATATGTACGAACAATAACTGTAAATCAGTTAATCGATGCGAATCAAATCATAGTTCTCAGGGCACAGATGAATCGATCACTCAGATGCCGTCGGCGGAAGTTACCGGAACATTGAATCTAAATAAAGAAGATTCAAAATTAAGTGACTGTAAACTCAATACAAGCCATACGGTGCATAAACACCCAGACTCTAGTGTTGAAGGTAAAATTCCCATAGGTGGCGGCTACTCCGAATCTGACACGCATTTTTCGACCGGAATTGGCGTTAATTGCATGTCGGAGACACCGCCTACGGCTGTGATGCGCAGGGCAAAATTGGTAGCAGGCGATACTCAATCGGAACAACGACTGCATTCAGACAGCAGTGGTCCAGGTCAAAAATTACCACGTCTTCCATATAGTGAAACAGGAAATGACGACAAGAAATCCACTCCCAGTACCGCCGACAATAACAAACGCCGTCGAGGCAAAAGGAAATACTTTTCTTCACCAATTCATAAAAAAGACTCAACGCGG GAAAGAAACAAGGTACAGTCAACGTATGTTTCCTTCCAAGACGACCTGGTTGATGATGCCTATATGAACATTGACTCTCGTCAAGACATTATGTCCATCTCTGTGAGGTCTGATTCGTTTAGCAGCGGGTCGCCTTTCCAGCAATCACCATCATCAATGAACGACGACGTTTTTGGCACAGAGTCTTACATTGGCGCCACGCTGCCAGTAACCTACGCCAATGAGTCAGATCGGATGGGCGGAACTAAAAAAGACCTGGAAGATGTTAGAATAGCCAACTTATTTCAACGAGTGAATACGGCGTTCGATCCCGAGTCTCACAGCGCCCATTACGAACAGTATAACGCGGGTAAATTCGGCCAGAAGGGTCGAATGTATACATCCGATATCAGGCATAGAAGAATGGATCACAATTTAGGAAATTCAAAATGTCGAGTTCATAACTGTACTAACAGAGCCCATACG GAAAACCAAGTCGAGCATATAGAGACAATAATGGCAAGTGCAGATCTACATGCCTCGTTAGACAACGCTATAAGCATTCTGAATGAGTCTACAAGGCTTCTCTTGCCAAATGATAACAGCGAATGGAACCATTATGATTTTAATACGAAGAACCAGTCGACATTTTCGAACGGAGCGGGACTGCACCAGCAGATCCGATCCAGAACTTACTCTACTTGTTCGCGATTGGAAACAATTGCAGAAGAAAATGACAAGTCAGAAGAAACTGTTATTGATGGAAATTTCAATA ACTCGGGTGACACAATGAGCTGCACGTTCAGTGAATCATCAGAATATGACAAGTTGTACCTGCACACTTCAAG GCCAAACTCCTTCTTCAGTTCCGCGACCACATTTACCCGTGATTCTGATTCAATCACGTCGTCTCTCTACCGCCATCATTCAGAAGGTCCGATCATCGGATTACACAAACAAAAAGGTTCGATAAGCGCATTCTCCAGTGGTGCAACAAGAAACAACAGCACATCTACCATCTCAGTTCGTAGTCTTCAAAGACGAAAGAATGCGGGAATGAATAGTGGAAATTTATCCAGCCCAATATCCAATGATAACTGTGCAGCTTGTGAATGGGTGAACAGAGCCCAAATACAATCCTCCACAACAATTCCTACAGCGGAATGGAAATGGATTACAAAAGAGATGACCCCTTGCCTCAACAAAACGCACATACACCCGTGGGGCATGTGTAGTGAACAACAAAATCAGCCAGTCCTTTGCCACAGTCACTACCTACAATATTACCAATATCTGCAAAATGACCACTACAAGGACAATAGAGGAAGAAGACTACACTCAGCATCATCACAAGCAGATTCTGTTATCGATTACGATATCCATGAAGTGATGAGCAGTATGGATGAATTGGCTTTATCAAGTGCTGAAAGTGGTGTTACAAATATTAAACGTTCCATTGTCAAAaacgaacaattattttcggaCGGGAATAATCAAGTCACCATGTCCCAATCTAACATGCGGGCACAATGCTTGGACATAAGGTTGCATAGAAAGCAGTCCTACCATAAACACTCAGACACTGACGTTTCAGTAAACAGCGACTCTGCATTTTCTACTAATGGATCTCTTACTCCCTCTACAAGAGACGGTGTAAATACCGACAGAGACTCGGTAGATTCTATTGCAGAGACCAATGATTTGAATGATCATGATGATGCAACACTTAATGAAGCAGGTGGCGCATCACATATTGGAAGCTCAGTTATTAACCACA ATCCATGGGAACAAGCGGAATACAGCAACAATTCAAACGCCGAGTGTCATCCAGTTTTACGCACAATTCAAGCATCTGTCGACTACTTGCCGAGGGGCAAAAGAACACAATCATATGATGATGCAAGATCAGGCAATGACTTTACTAAAGACCCTTTGTCAAGCTGTGAAAAGAGATACTCTGTTGTGAGCTCTCTCGGTTCCTACCCTGTTGCACTAATCTCTGACCCGCTCGGAGATTCAGCTGTTCACCTGCAAGACAGTTCTTCATCACACTCAACTCATTTGTCATCCGACAGTTTCTATAGTTCTGGAACGTCATTTGGTGACAAAGAAACATGTTTGATAGATGGGGCATTGGCAACAGATGTGCTCAGTCGAAGTTCCTCTGAAACGAGTTTGAAGTCTGAAGGTACATTATGTTTGAGTGAGTATGCTAGATCGCAACAAAATGTCTCTCTGTTTTCCATTCCAAGCTTCCCTCAGATAAGTGAGTTGTGCTCTCCAACTCATTATCAAAACACCACCAAGAAGACCCTCCATGAATCCTTAATTACAGAATCAAACAACTTTGACGAGTTTCAAGAATGGGTGGAAAAAGCAGAAATCACAGAAAGTGTGCTCGAGTCATTCTTAAATTCCAGCCTTGCTCACATGAAAATAATGGAATCTATGGAATTATCTAATACGCAGTCTGAAAAATCAAATGCTCCAGTCCAAAATACAGACACACTGACAAGTTCATCTGGATCTTCTGACACGAATACACTTGGTAGTGGTTCGAGTGGAAGTACATATGCAACCTCATCTTTACGATCATATAGAAGCAGATTCAACACTTTTGACTCTAGTTCCTGTGTCAGCACAGACGACACGGGTGACACAGTGATTGATCAATATATGCTGAGACCCAATTATCGACTTGATGACATTGATGAATCTCCAGCTGGTCAGAATTATATTTCTCAAAGCAAAAAAACTGCAGATGCCAACAAAATAAGATACCAGTCTTCTGCATTCCATTATCAAAACTTAGAGTTGCCATCACCCCAGTATTGCGAAGAACAGCAAACACTACATCATGGGACAAGTACAGATAAGTTGTCAAGCAAAATTGATTTGGAGAATGGAGCAATCCACATTGCTGTGACAAAAGATGTCACCAAAAACACCCAAATCATTGTTACCAGTCCAAGAACGAGGTCTTCTAGCATGTCTTGTATCATGACTTCAGTAACAAAAACATCATGCATTGTTCGTCAAACAAAAAGCCTTCCAAGAATATCATTGAATCACTATCAGGATGAAGTGAAAGAAACGGGTTGCTCAATCTCCTTCTCTCCGTCAAAAATGAACGCCAACACATTTCAACCACCTTTGACACCAGTTTATGGGCCAGTGCTTCAAACTAAGGTCCAATCAATGATGAAAAATTGTGCAAACATTGACAGTGTAATAACATCATTACGGGAGTCTCTAAAGACTGCAACAAACTCAGATACTGGGGATTTTGTGGATAAAAAACTTATTGAGTTGAGTGATATTCTGAAGCAAAAGGATGAAATGATTAACCAACTTCATAGAATGCTACTGGCGTGCTCAGTTCCTGATAAATCTATAGGACATCATAAGTATCAAATAAATGCAACACTTTAA